GGCCGCCGCGGGCGGCGTCGGGCACGTCGGAGGGGCCGAGGGCGGCCACGGCGTCGTCGAGGGCCGCGGTCATGGCGGCCTCGTCCCAGGATCCGCGCCAGGTGATGATCCCGTCGCCGTCGATGATGAAGAAGTAGTCGTAGCTGCAGTTGTAGTCGGTCAGGATGCCGGCCTGGTTGCCGTACATCAGCACCGGGAACTCCACCTTCGTGCCGGTGACGAAGATGGTCACCTGGGCTTCGTTCCCGTCCCACACGTCGATCGCCAGGGCCTGGACGTCGCTGCCGTAGGAATTGGCGAGGGCCTCCGCACCGGGGGCCAGACTCATGCAGAACGGTCAGGAGTAGCCGATGATGAACAGCAGCACCACCTGGCCCTGGTAGTCGGACAGCGAGGCGGTGCCGCCCCCGTACCGCTGCAGGGTGAAGCCGGGCGCGGGGGTGCCGACGTCTCCGGAGGCGGCCAGGGCGCCGGCGGGCGCCAGCAGCAGCGCCGCCAGGGCCAGGCCGTGGAGCGGGCGCCGGACTCTCGTTCGCATGTTCATCGGTTCTCCCTCCGGAACGGGTGGTTCGCACGCGCCGCCGGCCCGCGCCGGCGGTCTTCTGTTCCAGCCTAGGACCGTTGGGCCGGTCCCGCCAGAGGGGCGCCGGGAGCCGCCTCGCGTCCGACGCTCCGCGCCCCGCCCCGATTCTTCGCGCCCGATTGACGGTTCCCGCCGCCAGTCGGTATGCTGAGGCCCCGCGCGCGGACGCCGGGGACCGGGAGGGAGCCGCATGCCCGACAACGCCATCACCCTGCTGCTCGGCGACATCCGGGCCGGCGACACGTCGGCGGTCGATCGCCTGCTGCCGCTCGTCTACGAGGAGCTGCGCCGCCTGGCGCAGGCGCGGCTGGCGTCCGAGCGGGCCGACCACACCCTGCAGGCCACCGCCCTGGTGCACGAGGCGTACCTGCGCCTCGTCGACCAGCGCGCGGCCGGCTGGCAGGACCGCGCCCACTTCATGGCCCTGGCCGCCACCGCCATCCGGCGGGTGCTCGTCGACCACGCCCGCCGCCGGCTGGCGGCCAAGCGGGGCGGAGGCGGCGAGCGGCTCTCCCTGACCGTCGCCGAACTGGCCGACGCGCCCGGCGCCGACCTCGACCTGATCGACCTCGACGCGGCCCTGGCCGAGCTCGGCGCCGCCAAGCCGGACCATGCCCAGGTGATCGAGATGCGCTTCTTCGGGGGAATGACCGCGGCCGAGGCGGCCGAGGTGCTGGGGGTGACCGAGCGCACGGTCGAGCGGCGTTGGCGCTTCGCCAGGGCCTGGCTCTACCGCCGGCTCGAGTCGGACGGCTCGCCCGACCCGGCATAGAACGCGGCCAGGCGCCGGTCGGCGCGCCGGCTGGCCTCGTGGTCGGGCCCGAAGGCGTCGTGCAGGGCGTCGCGGCTGGCGCGGAGCACCACCTCGGCTTCGTCGCGGGCGCCGCGGGCCGCGAGGCACACCCCCCGCATGTTCTCCACCATGGCCACCCGCCAGTGGTCCGGCCCGAAGGTGGCCCGCCGGATGGCGAGGCACTCGTCAGCCACCGCTTCGGCCGCCGCGTAGTTCCCGCGCTCGAGCTCGTTGGCGACGACCCCGCCCAGCACGATCCCCACCCAGACGTGGTCCGCGCCGAGGGCCGCCCGGTAGATCCGCACGGCCTCGTCGTAGTACGGCGCCGCCTCGTCGGGGCGGCCGCTCTTGCGCAGCATGCCGGCGAAGTTGTTGGCCGTGGTGCCGACGTCGCGGTGGTCCGGCCCGAGGCTCGCCCGCAGGGCCTCGTAGGCCTCACGGTAGAGGGTCTCGGCCTCGTCCCAGCGTTCCTGCTGCTCGAGGATGCTCGCGAGCTGGTCCTTGGCGTTGGCGACCGAGGGGTGGTCGGCCGGCAGCACGGCCAAGTAGCCCGCCAGGGCCCGGCGCCCGAAATCCTCGGCCCGCTCCGCGTCGCCCCGGTAGCGGTGCAGGGTCGACAGGGCGAGCAGGAACGTCGGCGGCTGCAGCACGCCGCTGCCCGGGGTGGCCGGGCACAGGGCGAGCG
The bacterium DNA segment above includes these coding regions:
- a CDS encoding sigma-70 family RNA polymerase sigma factor — translated: MPDNAITLLLGDIRAGDTSAVDRLLPLVYEELRRLAQARLASERADHTLQATALVHEAYLRLVDQRAAGWQDRAHFMALAATAIRRVLVDHARRRLAAKRGGGGERLSLTVAELADAPGADLDLIDLDAALAELGAAKPDHAQVIEMRFFGGMTAAEAAEVLGVTERTVERRWRFARAWLYRRLESDGSPDPA
- a CDS encoding redoxin domain-containing protein codes for the protein MRTRVRRPLHGLALAALLLAPAGALAASGDVGTPAPGFTLQRYGGGTASLSDYQGQVVLLFIIGYS